The sequence GCGGCGAGGCCGAGCTGTTCGAACGGATAAAATACCGGGAATCGCTGGGCACCACCGGTATCGGCGAGGGGGTGGCCATTCCTCATGCCAGGAACCCCATGGTCAAGGAGATGGTGCTGTTGATGGGCCGCTCAAAAAACGGGGTGGATTTTTCTTCACTGGATGACAAGCCGGTGCATCTGTTCTTCCTGCTACTGATCCCCCAGGAGGAGAAGGTGAAGAATCTGGCGGTGCTGGCGGAGATAGCCCGGATGGTGAAAAAGCCGGATTTTATAAATCAATTGCTGGAGGCTCCGGACGCTAAGGCGGTATATAAATTACTGAAGAAGTCCGAGGAATGAAACTGGAACGAAAAATATACAATCAGATCTTTCGCGTGGAGATGACCCCAGCCCGGATTTTAGTCTTGGGCTTTTCTGTTGCCATCCTGTTGGGATCGGTTCTGCTGTATCTGCCGTTCTCCACCACCGCCGGCCACCGCTGCACCTTTGTCGATGCCCTTTATACTTCCACTTCGGCGGTCTGCGTCACCGGGCTGATTGTCAAGGATACCGCCAAGGATTTTACTCCGGCCGGAAAGCTGATAATACTGCTTCTGATCCAGATCGGCGGCCTGGGCTATATGTCGCTGGCTACGGTGTTGTCGCTGATGGTGGGGAGGAAGATATCCTTAAGGGAAAGGTTGATCATCCAGGAGGCCTATAATATCCTTACCCTGGAGGGCCTGGCCCGTTTCGCCACCCGGATCCTGCGGGTCACTATTGTGCTGGAAGGCCTGGGGGCACTTATTCTGAGCTTTCATTGGTGGAAGGCGGGGTTTCCCATTTCCAAAGCCGTAGTGCTGGGAATTTTTCATTCGGTCTCCGCCTTTTGCAATGCCGGCTTTTCATTGTTCTCCAACGGCCTGGCCGATTACGCCGCCGACCCGGTGGTGTCGCTCACCATCAGCGGACTGGTGGTATCCGGGGGGCTGGGGTTCATCGCCATCAGCGACATCTACAAGACCGGCATCCGAAGGACAGAGAAAAGGCTGACCACCCACAGCAAGCTGGTGGTAATGATGACCCTAAGCCTGATCATCACCGGCACGGTGTTGATCTATCTGCTGGAGAGGAATAACACTTTGGCACATTTGTCTCCGGCGGCTCAGTGGCTGGCGGCTTTGTTCCAGTCCATAGCGCCGCGGACGGCGGGATTCAATACCGTCAACATCGGCCTGATGCACTTTCCCACCCTGATGCTGATAATAATACTGATGTTCATCGGGGCCTCGCCGGGCGGCACCGGCGGCGGCATCAAGACCACCACCTTCGGGGTAATGATGGCCTCCATCTGGACCACCCTGACCGGGCGCAGCCGGGTGCTGATCTTCAAAAAGCGCCTGGAGCACGAGTTCATCAACCGGGCATTTGTGCTGAGCGCCATCGCCGCCATGATGCTGGTGCTGGTTACCCTGCTGTTGTTGCAGTCCGAGATAGCGCATTTTACCGCCGAGAGGATGATGCCGGTGTTGTTCGAGGTGGTGTCCGCCTTCGGCACGGTGGGGCTGTCCATCGGATCGGCCATCAATCCGCTATTGAGTTTTTCCCATGATTTCAGCAATTGGGGAAAGCTGCTGATTATCCTGACCATGTTCGCCGGGCGGCTGGGCCCGCTGACCATGGGCAGCGCGGTGGTTTGGCACCGCAAGGATCAACCGTTTGAATACCCCGAGGCCAAGGTGCTGATAGGTTAGCGACCGCTCTTTTTACCGCGGAGGACGCAGAGGATATGTTGTTTCGCTTTTAAGTATAGTGCCAAGGAGTTTAAGCGATAGTTAGATAAAAGAACGAGTAACTAATGGCTATACTTTCCGTTTTCAGTATTCCGTGTTTCAGTGGTTGGTTTTGTAGAGGCATCTATTGATAATAACTTCGTTTTAATGATATAATCACAGTGAATTTAAGCAGGGAGCCATGAGACAATTTGCAGTAATAGGGCTGGGGCAGTTCGGGTCCAGTGTGGCCCTGTCGCTGGCCGAAAAGGGTTGCGATGTGTTGGCCATAGACAGCGACCAGGACCGGGTAAACGAGATCTCCGAACAGGTCAGCCAGTCGGTGACGGTGGATGCCGCCGATGAGAAGGCCCTGAAATCCCTGGGCATGAAGGATATCGATGTGGCCATTGTGTCCACCGGCGAGGATATAGAGGCCTCCATCTCCATTGTTCTGATCCTCAAGGAGATCGGGGTCAAGGAGATCATCGCCAAGGCGGTCACCCCCATTCACGGCACCATCCTCAAGAAAGTGGGGGCCGACCGGGTGGTCTTCCCGGAGCGGGACATGGGGGTGAGGATAGCTGAGAGC is a genomic window of Candidatus Edwardsbacteria bacterium containing:
- a CDS encoding TrkA family potassium uptake protein, with the translated sequence MRQFAVIGLGQFGSSVALSLAEKGCDVLAIDSDQDRVNEISEQVSQSVTVDAADEKALKSLGMKDIDVAIVSTGEDIEASISIVLILKEIGVKEIIAKAVTPIHGTILKKVGADRVVFPERDMGVRIAESLASPNVMDYSEISDTHSIVELVAPKKFWTKKISELKFEENTMVSIVAIKRKVPVITPEGETEFREEINIKPSPEEKINRSDILIMIGSFEGIQKVRGIQ
- a CDS encoding PTS sugar transporter subunit IIA — protein: MAIKLSNLIDESLIIPELSAQDADSVLRELIAIAFNSKRLSAMETAEEMRDMVPGVGSQVGKGIIQRGEAELFERIKYRESLGTTGIGEGVAIPHARNPMVKEMVLLMGRSKNGVDFSSLDDKPVHLFFLLLIPQEEKVKNLAVLAEIARMVKKPDFINQLLEAPDAKAVYKLLKKSEE
- a CDS encoding TrkH family potassium uptake protein; the encoded protein is MKLERKIYNQIFRVEMTPARILVLGFSVAILLGSVLLYLPFSTTAGHRCTFVDALYTSTSAVCVTGLIVKDTAKDFTPAGKLIILLLIQIGGLGYMSLATVLSLMVGRKISLRERLIIQEAYNILTLEGLARFATRILRVTIVLEGLGALILSFHWWKAGFPISKAVVLGIFHSVSAFCNAGFSLFSNGLADYAADPVVSLTISGLVVSGGLGFIAISDIYKTGIRRTEKRLTTHSKLVVMMTLSLIITGTVLIYLLERNNTLAHLSPAAQWLAALFQSIAPRTAGFNTVNIGLMHFPTLMLIIILMFIGASPGGTGGGIKTTTFGVMMASIWTTLTGRSRVLIFKKRLEHEFINRAFVLSAIAAMMLVLVTLLLLQSEIAHFTAERMMPVLFEVVSAFGTVGLSIGSAINPLLSFSHDFSNWGKLLIILTMFAGRLGPLTMGSAVVWHRKDQPFEYPEAKVLIG